The DNA window AACCGGCCCGCCGACCTCGAACTCGTCGTGCTGGGGCATCCGCTGGTACCGATGGAGTTTTACCGGGCCGAACTACCGACGTTTACCTATGAGTCCAGCCGCCCCACGATCAGGTACTGGCGCTGATGCGGACGTGCGACGTGTTCTGCCTGCCGTCGATCGTGGAAGGACGGGCGCTGGTGATGCAGGAAGCCATGAGTCAGGGATTACCGCTGATTATCACGGCCAACACGGGCGGGGCCGATCTGGTGAAGGAAGGCGAGACCGGCTTTCTGGTACCCATCCGTTCCCCACAGGCTATCGCCGAGAAACTCGCCTGGTTTCTCGACAACCGATCGGCCATTCCGGCGATGGGCCAGCAGGCACAGGCGCACGCAGCCACCTACACCTGGAAACGCTACGGCACCACCATCGTTGATGCCCTGCATTCGCTGATTGCCTGATTTTTAGACTGTTTTTACCATGTACACAACCACGTTAGCTACCCAGTCCGCAATACCGCAGCCAGCCTACCGGGCTCCGGGTTTGCCCGTCGTCGAGCTGACCGACACGCGTCGGTGGCTACGCCGGGGTATCTGGCTGTACTTCTGGTTGTTGATTCTGGAGGGGGCCCTGCGTAAGTGGGTGCTGCCGGGGCTGGCAACGCCCCTGCTCATCGTGCGCGACCCGGTGGCCATCTTCCTGATCTTCGAAGCCTGGCGACGTGGTTTTCTGCCCATCAACAAATACCTATTGGGGGTGGTGCTGATCGGTATAATCGGCATCTACACGGCCGTTTTTCTAGGGCATGGCAATCTCGCCGTGGCCTTGTACGGTGCCCGGATTCTGCTGTTTCACTTTCCCCTCATGTTTATCATCGGGGCGGTGTTCAACCGCGACGACGTCGTCAAGCTGGGCAAAACCATTGTCTGGATCACCATTCCGATGGCCATACTCATTGCCATTCAGTTCTACAGCCCACAGTCGGCCTGGGTCAACCGGGGCGTTGGGGGTGATACGGCGGGGGCTGGCTTCGACGGGGCAATGGGTTATTTCCGCCCACCCGGCACGTTTTCGTTCACCAACGGTCTGCACCTGTACTTCGGGCTGGCGGGCATCTTCATCTTTTATTTCTGGCTGAAAGCCGAAGGCATCAACCGACTGGCGCTGCTGGCAGCAACCGCCGGGATGGCGGCAGCGGTGCCTTTTTCCATCAGCCGAAGCCTGCTGCTGTTCGTTGCCATCGACTTTGGCTTTGCCGCCATCGCCATTCTGCGCAACCCGCAGTACGGCAAGCAGATGATCCTGCTGGTCGTCGGTGCGCTGGTCGTCGTCGCCGTACTCAGTCAGTTACCCGTATTGCAAACCCCCATCGAAGCCTTCGTTTCGCGCTTTACCAGCGCCAGCGACGTCGAAGGGGGCGTTTCCGGGTCGCTGGGCGGGCGGTGGCTGGGTGGTATGTTCGAGGCCGTATTAGCCTCGTTCGATCAGCCGTTCTGGGGCTACGGGCAGGGCATGGGCACCAACGCGGGCAGCGTCCTGATCCGGGGCGGGTCGAGCCGCGACTTTCTGATTGCCGAAGGTGAATGGGGCCGAGTTATCGGTGAGCTGGGACCGCTGATGGGTCTGCTGCTGATTCTGATGCGCGTCGGCCTGAGCCTCGACTTCTGCTGGCAGGGCTACCGGCGACTGGCACAGGGCGATTTCCTGCCGTGGATGCAGCTCGGCTACGTATTGATGATGGTGCCCCAGGCGCAGTGGGCCCAACCAGCAGCACTGGGCTTCAGCACCATTATCGGCGGCACGTTTCTGGCGTCGCTCCGTCAACCCAAAACCAACTGATCTATGCGTATCATCTTGATTGGCAACTACCCACCCGACCAGCAGGAAAGCATGGAACGCTTTGCGCAGATGCTGCGGGCGGGCTTCCAGCAGGTCGATCTCGCAACGACCATCTGGCGGCCGGGGGTACTGTTTGGCAAACCGTTCCGCCATACCAAAACGGGTATGGGCAAATGGCTCGGCTACATCGACAAATGGGTGCTGTTTCCGCTGCAACTGCGCTGGCGGGTTAGTCAGCTGACGCGGTCGGGCGAAGCGGTCCGGTTTCACGTCTGCGACCACTCCAACGCGCCGTACCTGGCCCACCTCCCCGCCGATCGTACGGGCGTCACCTGCCACGACGTGCTGGCCATTCGCGGAGCCATGGGCTATGCCGATGCTCATTGCCCTGCGTCGGGCTTTGGCAAGATTCTGCAACGCTGGATTCTGCACTACCTCAGCCGCGCCCGTAACGTCGCCTGCGTCTCGGACCTGACCCGTCGGCAACTCGAAGAACTGGCTGGCACAACGGCGGCTCAGCGGCCGGGCTGGCAGGTTATCCATAACACGTTCAACGGTGACTTCTGGCCGATGGACACGCTGGCTGCCCGGCAGCACCTGCGCGAACAGGGTATTGCGTTGCCCGGTCCGTTTATGCTGCACGTTGGCTCAGACATGCCGCGCAAAAACCGGGCTATGCTGCTGAAGATGGTGGCGCAGGCGGGTACGCGGTGGAACGGAGCTATCTGTTTTGCTGGAGCCGCCATCGACGATTCGCTACGCTCGCTGGCCAACGAACTGGGTCTCACCGACCGGGTAGTATCCGTCGCTGGCCCCGACCACAAGACCCTCGTTGCCCTGTACAGTGCCTGCGACACGTTTGTTTTTCCGTCGTTTTCGGAAGGGTTCGGCTGGCCGCTCATCGAAGCACAGGCCTGCGGAGCCCCGGTTATCGCCAGTGATGTCGAACCGATGCCCGAAGTAAGTGGCGGAACGGCCTTGCACGCCGATCCGACCGATCCGGCGGCTTTCGCACAGGCCCTGCTGACCCTGCAACAGGGTGACAACCGCGCCGACTACCGCCAGCGCGGACTAACCAATGCCGCCCGCTTTGCGCCGGAAGCTATCATGCATGCCTATCTCCGGCTGCACAACCTGACGCCCGTTTCTGTTGCCTGATGCTTAAAAAACTAATCACCTGCCTGTTGCCCTGGTCGCTGCGCCGGCGCGCGCTGAATCGCTGGTTCGGCTACCGCATCGCGCCGACGGCCCGTATCGGCATGGCCTGGATTTTCCCCGATATGCTCGTCATGGATGAGCACAGCTACATCGATCACCTGACGGTGGCTATCAACCTGAGTCGGGTGGAGTTGGGGGCGCACGCTACCATCGGACGGGGCAACTGGATCACGGGTTTCCCGATCAACACCAACTCGGCCCACTTCAGGCATCAGACCAACCGGCAACCCTCGCTTTCGCTGGGCGAGTCGGCTGCGATCACCAAAAATCACCACATCGACTGCACCGATCAGATTCGGATCGGCCGGTTTTCTACCATCGCCGGGTACCAGACCCAACTGCTGACCCATTCGATCGACGTATTTGAAAACCGGCAGAACAGCGCGCCCATTCACATCGGCGACTACACGTTTGTCGGCACCAACTCGGTCGTGCTGGGTGGGGCTACCCTTCCCGACCGGTCTGTGCTGGGAGCCAAGTCGCTGCTGAATAAAGAATACCACGAGGAATGGATGCTTTACGCGGGCGTACCGGCCAAACCGGTGCAGGGCATCCCGTCGAGCGCCCGTTATTTCACCCGCGCCGAGGGTTTTGTCGTATAAAACAACTAGCCGTATGAACATCCTTCACGTCGTTGCCAATATGGACCCGCAGTCGGGTGGCGTATGTCAGGCCATTCGGACCATCGTCGACGGACTGGCCCGGCGGGGGATTCAGAACGAAGTAGCCACGATCGACGCGCCCGACGCGCCGTATCTGGCGCAGTACACGTTTCCGGTCCACGCCCTGGGCCCGGCCGCCAACGGCTGGCACTACAGCGCCCGGCTACTGCCCTGGCTACTCGACAACCTGACCCGGTTCGACACCGTCATTGTACACGGCCTGTGGCTATACCCCAGCCATGCCGTCCGCAAGGCCATGACGCAGCTACGGCAGACGCCATCGGCACAGCTGCCCCGTTTTCTGGTGATGCCCCACGGCATGCTCGACCCGTGGTTCCAGAAAGCCAGCGGTCGACGGATTAAAGCCCTCCGGAACTGGGCGTACTGGAAACTGATCGAAAACAACGTCATCAACGAAGCCGACGGCCTGCTCTTTACCTGCGAGACCGAGCTACTGCTGGCACGGGAGCCGTTCCGCCCCTACCACCCCGCCCGCGAACTGAACGTTGGGCACGGCATCGCCGACGTCCCGGCGTTCGACCCCGCCATGCCGATCGCCTTCCGGGAGCGTTGTCCGGAACTGGCAAACGAGCCGTATCTGCTGTTTCTGAGCCGTATCGACCCTAAAAAAGGCGTCGACCTGCTGGTGAATGCTTATGCTGCCCTCGTGCAGCAACAGGCGTCGCTGCCCAAACTGGTTATTGCCGGGCCGGGCCTTGATTCGGCCTACGGCGATCAGATTCGGCAACAGGTAGCGCAGTCGCCCGCGCTGGCAGGCAGAGTATTGTTTCCGGGGATGCTGACCGGCGATGCTAAATGGGGCGCGTTTTACGGCTGTCAGGCGTTTGTGCTGCCGAGCCATCAGGAAAATTTCGGCATTGCCGTGGTCGAAGCACTCGCCTGCGGAAGCCCGGTG is part of the Spirosoma rhododendri genome and encodes:
- a CDS encoding glycosyltransferase, with protein sequence MRTCDVFCLPSIVEGRALVMQEAMSQGLPLIITANTGGADLVKEGETGFLVPIRSPQAIAEKLAWFLDNRSAIPAMGQQAQAHAATYTWKRYGTTIVDALHSLIA
- a CDS encoding glycosyltransferase family 4 protein, which encodes MRIILIGNYPPDQQESMERFAQMLRAGFQQVDLATTIWRPGVLFGKPFRHTKTGMGKWLGYIDKWVLFPLQLRWRVSQLTRSGEAVRFHVCDHSNAPYLAHLPADRTGVTCHDVLAIRGAMGYADAHCPASGFGKILQRWILHYLSRARNVACVSDLTRRQLEELAGTTAAQRPGWQVIHNTFNGDFWPMDTLAARQHLREQGIALPGPFMLHVGSDMPRKNRAMLLKMVAQAGTRWNGAICFAGAAIDDSLRSLANELGLTDRVVSVAGPDHKTLVALYSACDTFVFPSFSEGFGWPLIEAQACGAPVIASDVEPMPEVSGGTALHADPTDPAAFAQALLTLQQGDNRADYRQRGLTNAARFAPEAIMHAYLRLHNLTPVSVA
- a CDS encoding acyltransferase, with the translated sequence MLKKLITCLLPWSLRRRALNRWFGYRIAPTARIGMAWIFPDMLVMDEHSYIDHLTVAINLSRVELGAHATIGRGNWITGFPINTNSAHFRHQTNRQPSLSLGESAAITKNHHIDCTDQIRIGRFSTIAGYQTQLLTHSIDVFENRQNSAPIHIGDYTFVGTNSVVLGGATLPDRSVLGAKSLLNKEYHEEWMLYAGVPAKPVQGIPSSARYFTRAEGFVV
- a CDS encoding glycosyltransferase, coding for MNILHVVANMDPQSGGVCQAIRTIVDGLARRGIQNEVATIDAPDAPYLAQYTFPVHALGPAANGWHYSARLLPWLLDNLTRFDTVIVHGLWLYPSHAVRKAMTQLRQTPSAQLPRFLVMPHGMLDPWFQKASGRRIKALRNWAYWKLIENNVINEADGLLFTCETELLLAREPFRPYHPARELNVGHGIADVPAFDPAMPIAFRERCPELANEPYLLFLSRIDPKKGVDLLVNAYAALVQQQASLPKLVIAGPGLDSAYGDQIRQQVAQSPALAGRVLFPGMLTGDAKWGAFYGCQAFVLPSHQENFGIAVVEALACGSPVLISNQVNIWREIDATGGGLVGPDTQAGTQQLLADWLRLSPGDQQLMRQRARQTFQQHFFIDPATDRLIDALVLNDHKSTVSHG